TCTGGAGCACAGGGGTTTCAAATTCCAAAAATCCCCTGTCAGTAAGGTATCGCCTGATCTCGGAAATGAGTTTACTCCTCATGACAAAGATCTCTCGCTTCTCGGCATTGACTATAAGGTCAAGATATCTTTTTCTGTACCTGGTTTCTACATCTTTTAATCCATGGAATTTTTCAGGAAGGGCACAGAGGGATTTTGAGAGCAGGGAAAACTCTGATACATTGATAGAATTCTCGCCCCTTTTTGTTCTGAAAAGTTCACCCTGAATGCCTATTATATCTCCCGAATCGACCAGGTTTTTGAAAACCTCGAAATCCTCATCAGGAAGATTTCCTTTCCTTAAGATAATCTGAATTCTGCCTCCCTGGTCTCCAAGATCGGCAAATATCATTTTTCCAAGCCTGCGAATATTATAAAGCCTTCCTGCAGTTCTTACCTTTAGACCTTCATTTTTTTCAAAATCGTCAAATTTTTTCAGGATTTCACAAATATCCCCATTCTTTTCAAACCTGTAGGGGTACGGGTTAAGTCCCTGGCTTCTAATGCCATTTAATTTCGCAATTTTTGAGTCATCAAAAATCCTGCTTTTTAATAAGTTATCGTTATCAGAAAGAGTAGCATTGCTGTCGGACTGGATAATTTCATCTGACAGTTTCGTGTTATTAAGGTCTGACTGGATAATCTCATCCGACAGTTCCGTGTTATTAAGTTCTGTATCCATTGAATCAGTACATCCTTTCAGGTGAATGCAAATAAATCAATCAGTGACAAACCGGTAGATCAATTGTTACCAACCAGTCAGTCAGTAATTAATCAAAAGATCGATTATTAAATCGATTAGATGGTTATACTAATCATAAATAGTCAAAGATAGAATTCTCAGGAATTCTAAGGAATAATGACTGCTTATTAGCCTTGTTCCTCACATTTAATTTTTTCCATAGATCCATGCATTATATAAAAATTGAGGAGAAGTATCGATATTCTTATGAGATTAATCTCACTTCCTGAAGAGAAAATATCTCATAGGTTAGACTTTACAGGACATCGGATTTTTCTATCAGGTTGAAAGTAATTCTGAACTCAGTCCCCTGATCTCGCTTAATCTCTATTTTTCCATCCAGCTGGTCAACAAGGGTGCTCACTAACTGCAGCCCAAGAGAATCAAGGCGTTCAAACTCCAAATTTTCGGGAATCCCTTTCCCGTTGTCTGAGATTGTCAGACTGAAACATGATTCCTGTATTTCGTTATTTTTTTCTTCCCTGCACAGCTTGATTCGAATTTCCCCTTTTTCCTCTTCAGTAAATGCATGTTTGAGAGAATTGGAAACAAGTTCATTAACAATTATTCCCAGCGGGACGGCAATGTCCATGTTAAAGAAGGCATTCTCCTCGAGATCCATTAGCAGGTTGAGATTTTTACTTCTAAGGCTGTAAGTCTGGAAAAGATTTTCAGCTAGTTTCTGGAGATATGCGGAAAAGTCCAGTGTATCGGTTCCTTCCCCTCTATAAAGTTCCTCATGAATAAGGGACATCGAGAATATCCTGTCCTGGCTTTCTCTAAAGGCTTCAAGTACATCGTTATCAAAAAACTTCTCAGCCTGCAAATCCAGTAGAGAAGAGATTACCTGTAAATTGTTCTTGATTCGGTGATGAATCTCTTTTTTTCTAGTTTCTTCAATTTTTGCCAGGATTTTTTCTGCTTTCTTGCGTTCAGTAACGTCCCTGGAAATAGCCGAGACAGCTACAAAATCTCCGGACGAGTTAAAAATCTGGGAGAGACTTACTGAGACATTTATTGGTGTACCGTCCTTTTTTAGCTGCAAAGTTTCGTAGTACTGAACTTTATCGTTATTTTTAATCTTCTCGATTAGCTGTCCTACTTCCCCTTTTAATTCTGGAGGTTCAATTACTGAAATATTTTTTCCCAGAATTTCTTCAGCCGAATAGCCATAAATCTGCTCTGCACCCTTATTCCAGCTGGTAACAACACCCTCAAGGGATGTGGTTATAATTGCATCGTTTGATGATTCTACAGCATTCGCCAGGGTCTTAATTTTTTCTTCGGCTTTTTTACGCTCGGTAATATCCTGAACTATTCCTCTTGCCCGAACAGGAAGATTTTCCTCGTTAAAAATAACTTCAGCTCGTACATGGATTGTGCGTACTTCTCCATTATCCAGAACAATCCTGTGATCAATATCAAGTGGATTTCCATTAATAGCTTCCTTATAGGCATTATCGACATAGTCTCGATCGTCGGGGTGTACATAATCTAAATATTGATTGTAAGGTAGTGCTGACTTTTGGGGATCAAGCCCAAAAATACGATACATCTCCTCAGACCAGTTAATCTCACTAGTTAAAAAGTCCCAATACCAGCTTCCAATATTAGCCATTTTTTGAGCTTCAGCTAGGCCTCTTTCGCTTTCTTCCAGGGATTTATAAGTCTTCTCAAGCTCTGCTGTGCGCGCTTTAACCAGCTCTTCCAAGTTATCGAGGGTATCTTTTAACCTGGCTTCCGCTTCTTTTTTGTCTTTAATATCACGCGAAATAGCAAGAATAGAGCATACTTTACCATTGGTGAACTCCGGTACTATCCGTGTATTAAAATAGTATTCTTTTCCCTGAGGTGATATGTACTGGAATTCCATTGTCTCGGGTTTTCCTGTAGCAAAAACCTTCTGGTGGCACTCTTCCCAGAGACTTACAAGTACAGGATCCATTCCAAGTTCACTATGAGTTTTTCCAATTATTCTGGCTTGAGATAGACTGTAAGCCTTTGCAGCTGCAGGATTTGCATACATATGGCGGTTTTGTTTATCAAAACGGGTAATTACATCAGGAGAATTCTCAGCCAGAGTACGGAATCGCTTTTCACTTTCCACCAGCTCCAGTTCAGCTAGCTTGCGCTTGGTGATATCACGGACAATACCTACGATAAAAAGAGGCTTCTTACTTTGATCTTTAGTAACCCTGAAGTGGTCGGCAAACCACACATATTTGCCGTCCTTGCACCTGAACCTGTACTCAATAGTTCCAAAACCTGAGTCAGATGCCTGAGTCAGTTTTTCAATAACCAACTGGCGGTCTTCTGGATGAATGCGATCAAAGATCTCACTGATATTCGTCTCACTTATCTCCCTGGCAGAGAAGCCTGTGAGCTGCTTTATTACAGGGCTCATGAAATCATAGTGGTCAGTCTGAAGGTTTCGCCGGTATGCAACATCGAGAGAGTTCTCAATAACCCACCTGAACCGCTCCTCACTTTCCCTCAGCGCATCTACCAGAGCGTCACGTTCATTTAGCAACTGGCTCAACTTGATATTGCTATAGCTTAACTGTGAGACCATATTGGCAAATGCCATTAAGAAAGCCATGCCTGTATCCACAGCTTCCCTGCTCAACCTCGGGACTTTTTCAAGTGCAGCCATATATTCCTCTTCATTGAAGCCATATTTCCTGGCTTGGGCTCGGTAGAACTCGTAGTTAAGATGCTCATCCTCAAAAAAGAACTGCCCTGAGAGGATACTGCCAACTTGCTTGCCTCCTACCATAACAGGAGTTGCGACACTCCACATATTGTTCTTGCACTTGTGCAGCTTAAACTCTCCAGGCGGGGTAACCGTAGAAAGCTCGATGTCATTCTCTATACAGTGCTTGCAGGTTTCAGGATGAACCCTGTGGAATTTCGTGCAGATGTCCTGCCATCCGACACCTACCAGAACATTACCTTTTAGATCATTCAAGCCCACAGTCATGTGAGTAAGCTTATGGAAATCCTCCATGAGGGACTGGATCGCCTGGATATCAATAATCTCGGCAAACTCCAGGTTAGCCATTTCCCGGTCTGGTGAGAGAATATTTTCTAGTCTAAGTCTTGGACATTGCTCACTTTGCCGCAGCTTCTCTTCAGCCTGCTGACGCTCGATAATATCTGCAGCCTGCCGGGCAAGGATATCAACAAGCATCAATTCACGTTCATCCGGGAAGTGAGCCTGGCTGAAATAAGTAGAGATAACACCAAGCAGTTTGCCCGACAGGCTCACGAGAGGCGTTGACTGAATAGCTCTTACTCCTTCATCCAGCAGTACATCAAGGGCTTCACTTTCGAATAAGCCCGGACTGCAGGTGATGTCCTCAACGACCACGCGTTCCATTCTTTTTATTGCAGCTCCACATATCGCTGCTTTCCCTGCATCTGCAAGCTCGAAGAATTTTAAAAAACGAAGGCTAAACCCCTTCTGGGCTGCAAGCCTCAGTTTTCCTGTTGGTGAATCGAGAATCTGTATATTTCCTTTATCCGCTCTGGTAATCGCAATTGCAGCCTCAACCATTTCCTGAAGAATCGAGAATGAGTCACTGTCTCCGAGATACCGCTTGCTGAGTTTATGGAGAATACTAATATCTCTAGTCTCTACTCCTAGTTTGTTCCTGGGTTCAATCGGCTCATTCTCCGAACACTTGCAGTCGAAAATCCCGGCATGCAACTTTTTATTTGTATTATCCGATTCCTCAGCATTCAGGCGATCAAAAGCAGTCATAGTTATCCAACCCTGCTTTAATTAGGGTTTCAGTATTGTAGCTGAATTTCCTTTATTTGATGGAATTTATGTGATGGAATATAGGGAAAGATTCCATAAAATCAACACCCCAAAATCGGTTATTCTTCCGTTCCAAGCCTCCCAAATTCCGAATAAAAATTTAAAAGCTTATATGAATTTCCTGCCGGTAGCCATTTTGACACCTGTGAACTTTTCTGGTGTTTCGGTCTCACTAGCCAGAGCAAATTCTGTGATTGCTTTTTCAGAAAAATAGAGATCATCTGCCTGACAATTTAATTATATCGATTTGAATAAACTGTATGTTAACTCATCAGGATTCTTTATTGTTACTTATCAAATTTTCCTTAAAATGTTCAAAGATTGATAGCAGTTATAAAACATCAATTTCATAAAAAGATTTGGATAAGACATAAAAAATTAAAATTATGAGGAAATCTCAAAATTTAGATTTCTTATAGCTCCTGCCCGGCATCCTGGTTCGAACCCTTGTATGTTGCAGTTTCCGAATATTCCCGAGCAGCCCTAGTCTTGTCCCATCGAGCAAATACACTTCTGAAGCCTCAAGTTCAATCCCGCCTGAGAAAAAAGCAGGACCCAGGAGGTCTTCCTGAGTGGATTCGTTAAAAGGTATGCCTCCACATAATTCATTAAAAGCCGGCATTATGAAAAGCTCAGGATCGCTCCATTGTGCAGTGTCTTCAAAATCAAGATTTTCATACCTACTCTTCAGGACATCCACATTGAATTTTGTCCTTATCCAGGCAGGCTCAGTTATGGAATAGCCGAAAGCATCCATAAAGCGGATTGTAGGATGGTTATGGGCGACAATTATATGAGAGGCACCCAGCAGTTCAGGTGCAGGCCAGGTATGCCCGTGAAAATATCCCACACCATCGAGAACCGCCCCGCGTGCGGAATGAACCCTGATATCCTTTTGCCTGTTAAAAAGAAATTCAATTCCTCCGTCATGGTTTCCAGGGAAGATATCCACATGTGCATGTTTTGCAAGTGTCTCAAGAAAGCGAGGAATTTCATCTTTCTCCTGCCAGGAAACTTGAGGAACATTATGCTTTATATCCCCGAGAAGTATTATCCGATCTGGGGAATTTGCCTGAATATAGCTCAGAATCCTGTCCAGCCTTCCTTCCATCTGGCTGGGAAGATTGATCCCGCTCCTGTAAAGATCCCATTCTATCCCCAGGTGGATATCAGCAACTACCAGTGAAGTTTCGGTATTGGATACAATGAGAGCAGGCTCTTCAATAATAGGTATGATTTCTGGTGGCATAGTTGATGAAAGATTGTTTTTCAGAACTTAAAATTGCATATTCGATGGCAACCTAACAGGTTCAATCTCAACGCGTATAAATATATACTTTGCACTATATAAATAAATAGAGGGTATAAAATTGAAGGTAGTAAAGGAACGGTTCATGGGGGAAAAATCTCAAAAAAATAGAATTTCTGGAAAAGTTCCAAAAAGTTTCCCGGAAAGATAATCCGGATTACAGTAAAAATTGAGACTTGGATTTTTATCTCTGATACCTCAGTACATCATCTATCGTATCTACGTATTCGACATCGATTCCCACCTTTTCTTCTATATACTCCTCGGCATCTACGGGCTCTGCCACCCTTTCAGTTACTATAAAGCCGCCAAAGTTTCTTTCTACCAGCTTGTAAGTAACAAGTCGACTATTTTCTCTGGGAATGAGGAAGAGTGTTTTGCCTCCTGCTTTTGCAGCCTCGGCTTTTTCGATAATGCCGCCGACCTCTCCTATATTGCCTTCACTATCAATGGTACCTGTTATAGTAATGCTGTCATTTAGCTTGGTATTATTATCGATTGCGGAAATTGCAAGGAGAGTCATTAGAGCGCCTGCACTTGGACCATCGACCCCTCCGGGAATATCTTCCTCAGCAGTTACACTAAAAATAACATCACTGCTTGAAAGCTGATGTCCGGTTTTACTCTCGGCTACAAAGACAGCAGTATTTGCCGCATCCTGGAAGCCTACTCCGGTTAGAGGTACTGTTTG
The Methanosarcina thermophila TM-1 genome window above contains:
- a CDS encoding metallophosphoesterase — protein: MPPEIIPIIEEPALIVSNTETSLVVADIHLGIEWDLYRSGINLPSQMEGRLDRILSYIQANSPDRIILLGDIKHNVPQVSWQEKDEIPRFLETLAKHAHVDIFPGNHDGGIEFLFNRQKDIRVHSARGAVLDGVGYFHGHTWPAPELLGASHIIVAHNHPTIRFMDAFGYSITEPAWIRTKFNVDVLKSRYENLDFEDTAQWSDPELFIMPAFNELCGGIPFNESTQEDLLGPAFFSGGIELEASEVYLLDGTRLGLLGNIRKLQHTRVRTRMPGRSYKKSKF
- a CDS encoding PAS domain S-box protein, whose product is MTAFDRLNAEESDNTNKKLHAGIFDCKCSENEPIEPRNKLGVETRDISILHKLSKRYLGDSDSFSILQEMVEAAIAITRADKGNIQILDSPTGKLRLAAQKGFSLRFLKFFELADAGKAAICGAAIKRMERVVVEDITCSPGLFESEALDVLLDEGVRAIQSTPLVSLSGKLLGVISTYFSQAHFPDERELMLVDILARQAADIIERQQAEEKLRQSEQCPRLRLENILSPDREMANLEFAEIIDIQAIQSLMEDFHKLTHMTVGLNDLKGNVLVGVGWQDICTKFHRVHPETCKHCIENDIELSTVTPPGEFKLHKCKNNMWSVATPVMVGGKQVGSILSGQFFFEDEHLNYEFYRAQARKYGFNEEEYMAALEKVPRLSREAVDTGMAFLMAFANMVSQLSYSNIKLSQLLNERDALVDALRESEERFRWVIENSLDVAYRRNLQTDHYDFMSPVIKQLTGFSAREISETNISEIFDRIHPEDRQLVIEKLTQASDSGFGTIEYRFRCKDGKYVWFADHFRVTKDQSKKPLFIVGIVRDITKRKLAELELVESEKRFRTLAENSPDVITRFDKQNRHMYANPAAAKAYSLSQARIIGKTHSELGMDPVLVSLWEECHQKVFATGKPETMEFQYISPQGKEYYFNTRIVPEFTNGKVCSILAISRDIKDKKEAEARLKDTLDNLEELVKARTAELEKTYKSLEESERGLAEAQKMANIGSWYWDFLTSEINWSEEMYRIFGLDPQKSALPYNQYLDYVHPDDRDYVDNAYKEAINGNPLDIDHRIVLDNGEVRTIHVRAEVIFNEENLPVRARGIVQDITERKKAEEKIKTLANAVESSNDAIITTSLEGVVTSWNKGAEQIYGYSAEEILGKNISVIEPPELKGEVGQLIEKIKNNDKVQYYETLQLKKDGTPINVSVSLSQIFNSSGDFVAVSAISRDVTERKKAEKILAKIEETRKKEIHHRIKNNLQVISSLLDLQAEKFFDNDVLEAFRESQDRIFSMSLIHEELYRGEGTDTLDFSAYLQKLAENLFQTYSLRSKNLNLLMDLEENAFFNMDIAVPLGIIVNELVSNSLKHAFTEEEKGEIRIKLCREEKNNEIQESCFSLTISDNGKGIPENLEFERLDSLGLQLVSTLVDQLDGKIEIKRDQGTEFRITFNLIEKSDVL
- a CDS encoding S16 family serine protease; this encodes MKSKLLAFLLAVSLIANTYFVLFEEQPSFDEKQIQEMQDRIDYLETENENLKAQLNQSNQSLQSYASQLETYRERIFELESSSQMRPAGIEGFATLQGPAVFQKVELERSGPFIRERISEEGALLDISVEIRPGKGRVLVQTVPLTGVGFQDAANTAVFVAESKTGHQLSSSDVIFSVTAEEDIPGGVDGPSAGALMTLLAISAIDNNTKLNDSITITGTIDSEGNIGEVGGIIEKAEAAKAGGKTLFLIPRENSRLVTYKLVERNFGGFIVTERVAEPVDAEEYIEEKVGIDVEYVDTIDDVLRYQR